A single genomic interval of Bos indicus isolate NIAB-ARS_2022 breed Sahiwal x Tharparkar chromosome 5, NIAB-ARS_B.indTharparkar_mat_pri_1.0, whole genome shotgun sequence harbors:
- the TESPA1 gene encoding protein TESPA1 isoform X9, producing MEGSVLSPTSWERRRAWLRQSRHWQTQVLEEEAAAALQNVPDAEPSGMDDVFQEGNPINKIEDWLQDCGYSEEGFFEEAGQLNYNGCPSHGTSFEDDLSLGAEATLLAASSKLYSSIDPCRSFLETSRPGQLLDLGCSLASSSMTGGTNKTSSSISEILDKVQEDAEDVLFSLGFGQEDHKDTSRIPARFFTTPSQAKGIDFQLFLKSQVRRIEMEDPCLMLASRFKQVQTLAVTADAFFCLYSYVSKTPVQKFTPSHMFWNCNPTDVPSIKILSPEPEPHSPRERLRKAISKMCLYTCPRDRLSPPDHTPKRNSLDQVVWEVMDRVRGEKLVLQQDSGFGPGPQGDPVPPFKGTKLPTSSCPCVLCLKEETQQGMSTWQEPSETMDSDLKIPCCSHSLPRADIQWNTDSAQVKRELWGLQVTSKEAHSVKDDAFWIRKSRARRSLFQKNPMGKKVKSLDLSIIQQKWKQSQERTEMHRSLTEQWQDTLDLEGSWLQVQSNSEEEESHWPSRPGHHHLCQTSAGEDSRSPI from the exons ATGGAGGGCTCTGTGCTGAGCCCCACATCCTGGGAGAGACGCAGGGCCTGGCTCCGTCAGAGCCGGCACTGGCAGACCCaggtcctggaggaggaggctgcAGCGGCCCTGCAGAATGTCCCAGATGCCGAGCCCTCTGGCATGGATGACGTTTTCCAGGAAG GAAATCCAATCAACAAGATTGAAGACTGGCTGCAAGATTGTGG aTACTCTGAAGAAGGGTTTTTTGAGGAAGCAGGACAGTTGAACTACAATG GGTGCCCCAGCCATGGAACCAGCTTTGAAGATGACTTGAGCCTTGGAGCAGAGG CCACACTGTTGGCCGCCAGCAGCAAACTCTACTCCAG CATTGATCCCTGCAGGAGCTTCCTGGAGACATCCCGGCCCGGACAGCTACTAGATCTTGGCTGCAGTTTGGCTTCCAGCAGCATGACTGGTGGGACCAACAAGACCAGTTCAAG CATCTCAGAGATTCTGGACAAGGTGCAAGAAGATGCGGAAGATGTTCTTTTCAGCCTGGGCTTTGGTCAGGAGGACCACAAAGACACTTCTCGAATTCCTGCTCGATTTTTCACCACCCCCTCTCAAGCCAAAGGCATTGATTTCCAGCTCTTCCTGAAGTCCCAGGTGCGGAGGATTGAGATGGAAGACCCTTGCCTCATGCTGGCCA GCAGGTTTAAGCAAGTGCAAACACTGGCCGTCACTGCAGATGCCTTCTTCTGTCTCTACTCCTACGTGTCTAAGACACCTGTCCAAAAGTTCACACCATCCCACATGTTCTGGAATTGCAACCCAACTGATGTGCCATCCATCAAGATTCTGTCCCCAGAGCCTGAACCTCACTCACCCAGAGAGCGTCTCCGGAAAGCCATCTCCAAAATGTGCCTGTACACATGCCCACGAGATAGGCTATCACCACCCGACCATACTCCCAAAAGAAACAGTTTAGACCAGGTGGTGTGGGAAGTGATGGACAGAGTGAGAGGAGAGAAGTTGGTCCTCCAGCAAGACTCTGGGTTTGGACCAGGCCCACAGGGAGATCCCGTGCCCCCTTTCAAGGGTACAAAACTGCCTACTTCTTCCTGTCCATGTGTCCTCTGCCTTAAAGAAGAAACACAGCAGGGGATGTCCACATGGCAAGAACCTTCAGAAACTATGGATTCTGACCTCAAAATACCATGTTGCTCACATTCTCTGCCCAGAGCAGATATACAGTGGAACACAGACTCTGCACAGGTAAAGAGAGAGCTGTGGGGGCTACAGGTGACCAGTAAGGAAGCCCATTCAGTCAAGGATGATGCCTTCTGGATAAGAAAGAGCAGAGCAAGAAGGAGTCTGTTtcagaagaatcccatgggcaagaAGGTTAAATCACTGGATTTGTCCATCATCCAACAGAAATGGAAACAGAGTCAAGAGAGAACCGAAATGCACCGATCTCTAACTGAGCAGTGGCAGGACACTTTGGACTTAGAG GGATCTTGGTTACAGGTGCAAAGCaacagtgaggaggaggagagccaCTGGCCCAGCAGACCTGGACACCACCACCTCTGCCAGACTTCTGCTGGCGAAGACTCCAGAA
- the TESPA1 gene encoding protein TESPA1 isoform X6, with translation MEGSVLSPTSWERRRAWLRQSRHWQTQVLEEEAAAALQNVPDAEPSGMDDVFQEGNPINKIEDWLQDCGYSEEGFFEEAGQLNYNGCPSHGTSFEDDLSLGAEATLLAASSKLYSSIDPCRSFLETSRPGQLLDLGCSLASSSMTGGTNKTSSSISEILDKVQEDAEDVLFSLGFGQEDHKDTSRIPARFFTTPSQAKGIDFQLFLKSQVRRIEMEDPCLMLASRFKQVQTLAVTADAFFCLYSYVSKTPVQKFTPSHMFWNCNPTDVPSIKILSPEPEPHSPRERLRKAISKMCLYTCPRDRLSPPDHTPKRNSLDQVVWEVMDRVRGEKLVLQQDSGFGPGPQGDPVPPFKGTKLPTSSCPCVLCLKEETQQGMSTWQEPSETMDSDLKIPCCSHSLPRADIQWNTDSAQVKRELWGLQVTSKEAHSVKDDAFWIRKSRARRSLFQKNPMGKKVKSLDLSIIQQKWKQSQERTEMHRSLTEQWQDTLDLEGSWLQVQSNSEEEESHWPSRPGHHHLCQTSAGEDSRNVSLTQAKNNAKMSSKAGCAESI, from the exons ATGGAGGGCTCTGTGCTGAGCCCCACATCCTGGGAGAGACGCAGGGCCTGGCTCCGTCAGAGCCGGCACTGGCAGACCCaggtcctggaggaggaggctgcAGCGGCCCTGCAGAATGTCCCAGATGCCGAGCCCTCTGGCATGGATGACGTTTTCCAGGAAG GAAATCCAATCAACAAGATTGAAGACTGGCTGCAAGATTGTGG aTACTCTGAAGAAGGGTTTTTTGAGGAAGCAGGACAGTTGAACTACAATG GGTGCCCCAGCCATGGAACCAGCTTTGAAGATGACTTGAGCCTTGGAGCAGAGG CCACACTGTTGGCCGCCAGCAGCAAACTCTACTCCAG CATTGATCCCTGCAGGAGCTTCCTGGAGACATCCCGGCCCGGACAGCTACTAGATCTTGGCTGCAGTTTGGCTTCCAGCAGCATGACTGGTGGGACCAACAAGACCAGTTCAAG CATCTCAGAGATTCTGGACAAGGTGCAAGAAGATGCGGAAGATGTTCTTTTCAGCCTGGGCTTTGGTCAGGAGGACCACAAAGACACTTCTCGAATTCCTGCTCGATTTTTCACCACCCCCTCTCAAGCCAAAGGCATTGATTTCCAGCTCTTCCTGAAGTCCCAGGTGCGGAGGATTGAGATGGAAGACCCTTGCCTCATGCTGGCCA GCAGGTTTAAGCAAGTGCAAACACTGGCCGTCACTGCAGATGCCTTCTTCTGTCTCTACTCCTACGTGTCTAAGACACCTGTCCAAAAGTTCACACCATCCCACATGTTCTGGAATTGCAACCCAACTGATGTGCCATCCATCAAGATTCTGTCCCCAGAGCCTGAACCTCACTCACCCAGAGAGCGTCTCCGGAAAGCCATCTCCAAAATGTGCCTGTACACATGCCCACGAGATAGGCTATCACCACCCGACCATACTCCCAAAAGAAACAGTTTAGACCAGGTGGTGTGGGAAGTGATGGACAGAGTGAGAGGAGAGAAGTTGGTCCTCCAGCAAGACTCTGGGTTTGGACCAGGCCCACAGGGAGATCCCGTGCCCCCTTTCAAGGGTACAAAACTGCCTACTTCTTCCTGTCCATGTGTCCTCTGCCTTAAAGAAGAAACACAGCAGGGGATGTCCACATGGCAAGAACCTTCAGAAACTATGGATTCTGACCTCAAAATACCATGTTGCTCACATTCTCTGCCCAGAGCAGATATACAGTGGAACACAGACTCTGCACAGGTAAAGAGAGAGCTGTGGGGGCTACAGGTGACCAGTAAGGAAGCCCATTCAGTCAAGGATGATGCCTTCTGGATAAGAAAGAGCAGAGCAAGAAGGAGTCTGTTtcagaagaatcccatgggcaagaAGGTTAAATCACTGGATTTGTCCATCATCCAACAGAAATGGAAACAGAGTCAAGAGAGAACCGAAATGCACCGATCTCTAACTGAGCAGTGGCAGGACACTTTGGACTTAGAG GGATCTTGGTTACAGGTGCAAAGCaacagtgaggaggaggagagccaCTGGCCCAGCAGACCTGGACACCACCACCTCTGCCAGACTTCTGCTGGCGAAGACTCCAGAA ATGTCAGCCTCACACAAGCAAAAAATAATGCCAAGATGTCCAGCAAAGCAGGCTGTGCAGAATCTATATGA
- the TESPA1 gene encoding protein TESPA1 isoform X10 yields MEGSVLSPTSWERRRAWLRQSRHWQTQVLEEEAAAALQNVPDAEPSGMDDVFQEGNPINKIEDWLQDCGYSEEGFFEEAGQLNYNGCPSHGTSFEDDLSLGAEATLLAASSKLYSSIDPCRSFLETSRPGQLLDLGCSLASSSMTGGTNKTSSSISEILDKVQEDAEDVLFSLGFGQEDHKDTSRIPARFFTTPSQAKGIDFQLFLKSQVRRIEMEDPCLMLASRFKQVQTLAVTADAFFCLYSYVSKTPVQKFTPSHMFWNCNPTDVPSIKILSPEPEPHSPRERLRKAISKMCLYTCPRDRLSPPDHTPKRNSLDQVVWEVMDRVRGEKLVLQQDSGFGPGPQGDPVPPFKGTKLPTSSCPCVLCLKEETQQGMSTWQEPSETMDSDLKIPCCSHSLPRADIQWNTDSAQVKRELWGLQVTSKEAHSVKDDAFWIRKSRARRSLFQKNPMGKKVKSLDLSIIQQKWKQSQERTEMHRSLTEQWQDTLDLEVQSNSEEEESHWPSRPGHHHLCQTSAGEDSRTKDLYLN; encoded by the exons ATGGAGGGCTCTGTGCTGAGCCCCACATCCTGGGAGAGACGCAGGGCCTGGCTCCGTCAGAGCCGGCACTGGCAGACCCaggtcctggaggaggaggctgcAGCGGCCCTGCAGAATGTCCCAGATGCCGAGCCCTCTGGCATGGATGACGTTTTCCAGGAAG GAAATCCAATCAACAAGATTGAAGACTGGCTGCAAGATTGTGG aTACTCTGAAGAAGGGTTTTTTGAGGAAGCAGGACAGTTGAACTACAATG GGTGCCCCAGCCATGGAACCAGCTTTGAAGATGACTTGAGCCTTGGAGCAGAGG CCACACTGTTGGCCGCCAGCAGCAAACTCTACTCCAG CATTGATCCCTGCAGGAGCTTCCTGGAGACATCCCGGCCCGGACAGCTACTAGATCTTGGCTGCAGTTTGGCTTCCAGCAGCATGACTGGTGGGACCAACAAGACCAGTTCAAG CATCTCAGAGATTCTGGACAAGGTGCAAGAAGATGCGGAAGATGTTCTTTTCAGCCTGGGCTTTGGTCAGGAGGACCACAAAGACACTTCTCGAATTCCTGCTCGATTTTTCACCACCCCCTCTCAAGCCAAAGGCATTGATTTCCAGCTCTTCCTGAAGTCCCAGGTGCGGAGGATTGAGATGGAAGACCCTTGCCTCATGCTGGCCA GCAGGTTTAAGCAAGTGCAAACACTGGCCGTCACTGCAGATGCCTTCTTCTGTCTCTACTCCTACGTGTCTAAGACACCTGTCCAAAAGTTCACACCATCCCACATGTTCTGGAATTGCAACCCAACTGATGTGCCATCCATCAAGATTCTGTCCCCAGAGCCTGAACCTCACTCACCCAGAGAGCGTCTCCGGAAAGCCATCTCCAAAATGTGCCTGTACACATGCCCACGAGATAGGCTATCACCACCCGACCATACTCCCAAAAGAAACAGTTTAGACCAGGTGGTGTGGGAAGTGATGGACAGAGTGAGAGGAGAGAAGTTGGTCCTCCAGCAAGACTCTGGGTTTGGACCAGGCCCACAGGGAGATCCCGTGCCCCCTTTCAAGGGTACAAAACTGCCTACTTCTTCCTGTCCATGTGTCCTCTGCCTTAAAGAAGAAACACAGCAGGGGATGTCCACATGGCAAGAACCTTCAGAAACTATGGATTCTGACCTCAAAATACCATGTTGCTCACATTCTCTGCCCAGAGCAGATATACAGTGGAACACAGACTCTGCACAGGTAAAGAGAGAGCTGTGGGGGCTACAGGTGACCAGTAAGGAAGCCCATTCAGTCAAGGATGATGCCTTCTGGATAAGAAAGAGCAGAGCAAGAAGGAGTCTGTTtcagaagaatcccatgggcaagaAGGTTAAATCACTGGATTTGTCCATCATCCAACAGAAATGGAAACAGAGTCAAGAGAGAACCGAAATGCACCGATCTCTAACTGAGCAGTGGCAGGACACTTTGGACTTAGAG GTGCAAAGCaacagtgaggaggaggagagccaCTGGCCCAGCAGACCTGGACACCACCACCTCTGCCAGACTTCTGCTGGCGAAGACTCCAGAA ctaaagATTTGTATTTAAACTAA
- the TESPA1 gene encoding protein TESPA1 isoform X8 — protein sequence MEGSVLSPTSWERRRAWLRQSRHWQTQVLEEEAAAALQNVPDAEPSGMDDVFQEGNPINKIEDWLQDCGYSEEGFFEEAGQLNYNGCPSHGTSFEDDLSLGAEATLLAASSKLYSSIDPCRSFLETSRPGQLLDLGCSLASSSMTGGTNKTSSSISEILDKVQEDAEDVLFSLGFGQEDHKDTSRIPARFFTTPSQAKGIDFQLFLKSQVRRIEMEDPCLMLASRFKQVQTLAVTADAFFCLYSYVSKTPVQKFTPSHMFWNCNPTDVPSIKILSPEPEPHSPRERLRKAISKMCLYTCPRDRLSPPDHTPKRNSLDQVVWEVMDRVRGEKLVLQQDSGFGPGPQGDPVPPFKGTKLPTSSCPCVLCLKEETQQGMSTWQEPSETMDSDLKIPCCSHSLPRADIQWNTDSAQVKRELWGLQVTSKEAHSVKDDAFWIRKSRARRSLFQKNPMGKKVKSLDLSIIQQKWKQSQERTEMHRSLTEQWQDTLDLEGSWLQVQSNSEEEESHWPSRPGHHHLCQTSAGEDSRTKDLYLN from the exons ATGGAGGGCTCTGTGCTGAGCCCCACATCCTGGGAGAGACGCAGGGCCTGGCTCCGTCAGAGCCGGCACTGGCAGACCCaggtcctggaggaggaggctgcAGCGGCCCTGCAGAATGTCCCAGATGCCGAGCCCTCTGGCATGGATGACGTTTTCCAGGAAG GAAATCCAATCAACAAGATTGAAGACTGGCTGCAAGATTGTGG aTACTCTGAAGAAGGGTTTTTTGAGGAAGCAGGACAGTTGAACTACAATG GGTGCCCCAGCCATGGAACCAGCTTTGAAGATGACTTGAGCCTTGGAGCAGAGG CCACACTGTTGGCCGCCAGCAGCAAACTCTACTCCAG CATTGATCCCTGCAGGAGCTTCCTGGAGACATCCCGGCCCGGACAGCTACTAGATCTTGGCTGCAGTTTGGCTTCCAGCAGCATGACTGGTGGGACCAACAAGACCAGTTCAAG CATCTCAGAGATTCTGGACAAGGTGCAAGAAGATGCGGAAGATGTTCTTTTCAGCCTGGGCTTTGGTCAGGAGGACCACAAAGACACTTCTCGAATTCCTGCTCGATTTTTCACCACCCCCTCTCAAGCCAAAGGCATTGATTTCCAGCTCTTCCTGAAGTCCCAGGTGCGGAGGATTGAGATGGAAGACCCTTGCCTCATGCTGGCCA GCAGGTTTAAGCAAGTGCAAACACTGGCCGTCACTGCAGATGCCTTCTTCTGTCTCTACTCCTACGTGTCTAAGACACCTGTCCAAAAGTTCACACCATCCCACATGTTCTGGAATTGCAACCCAACTGATGTGCCATCCATCAAGATTCTGTCCCCAGAGCCTGAACCTCACTCACCCAGAGAGCGTCTCCGGAAAGCCATCTCCAAAATGTGCCTGTACACATGCCCACGAGATAGGCTATCACCACCCGACCATACTCCCAAAAGAAACAGTTTAGACCAGGTGGTGTGGGAAGTGATGGACAGAGTGAGAGGAGAGAAGTTGGTCCTCCAGCAAGACTCTGGGTTTGGACCAGGCCCACAGGGAGATCCCGTGCCCCCTTTCAAGGGTACAAAACTGCCTACTTCTTCCTGTCCATGTGTCCTCTGCCTTAAAGAAGAAACACAGCAGGGGATGTCCACATGGCAAGAACCTTCAGAAACTATGGATTCTGACCTCAAAATACCATGTTGCTCACATTCTCTGCCCAGAGCAGATATACAGTGGAACACAGACTCTGCACAGGTAAAGAGAGAGCTGTGGGGGCTACAGGTGACCAGTAAGGAAGCCCATTCAGTCAAGGATGATGCCTTCTGGATAAGAAAGAGCAGAGCAAGAAGGAGTCTGTTtcagaagaatcccatgggcaagaAGGTTAAATCACTGGATTTGTCCATCATCCAACAGAAATGGAAACAGAGTCAAGAGAGAACCGAAATGCACCGATCTCTAACTGAGCAGTGGCAGGACACTTTGGACTTAGAG GGATCTTGGTTACAGGTGCAAAGCaacagtgaggaggaggagagccaCTGGCCCAGCAGACCTGGACACCACCACCTCTGCCAGACTTCTGCTGGCGAAGACTCCAGAA ctaaagATTTGTATTTAAACTAA
- the TESPA1 gene encoding protein TESPA1 isoform X7 gives MEGSVLSPTSWERRRAWLRQSRHWQTQVLEEEAAAALQNVPDAEPSGMDDVFQEGNPINKIEDWLQDCGYSEEGFFEEAGQLNYNGCPSHGTSFEDDLSLGAEATLLAASSKLYSSIDPCRSFLETSRPGQLLDLGCSLASSSMTGGTNKTSSSISEILDKVQEDAEDVLFSLGFGQEDHKDTSRIPARFFTTPSQAKGIDFQLFLKSQVRRIEMEDPCLMLASRFKQVQTLAVTADAFFCLYSYVSKTPVQKFTPSHMFWNCNPTDVPSIKILSPEPEPHSPRERLRKAISKMCLYTCPRDRLSPPDHTPKRNSLDQVVWEVMDRVRGEKLVLQQDSGFGPGPQGDPVPPFKGTKLPTSSCPCVLCLKEETQQGMSTWQEPSETMDSDLKIPCCSHSLPRADIQWNTDSAQVKRELWGLQVTSKEAHSVKDDAFWIRKSRARRSLFQKNPMGKKVKSLDLSIIQQKWKQSQERTEMHRSLTEQWQDTLDLEVQSNSEEEESHWPSRPGHHHLCQTSAGEDSRNVSLTQAKNNAKMSSKAGCAESI, from the exons ATGGAGGGCTCTGTGCTGAGCCCCACATCCTGGGAGAGACGCAGGGCCTGGCTCCGTCAGAGCCGGCACTGGCAGACCCaggtcctggaggaggaggctgcAGCGGCCCTGCAGAATGTCCCAGATGCCGAGCCCTCTGGCATGGATGACGTTTTCCAGGAAG GAAATCCAATCAACAAGATTGAAGACTGGCTGCAAGATTGTGG aTACTCTGAAGAAGGGTTTTTTGAGGAAGCAGGACAGTTGAACTACAATG GGTGCCCCAGCCATGGAACCAGCTTTGAAGATGACTTGAGCCTTGGAGCAGAGG CCACACTGTTGGCCGCCAGCAGCAAACTCTACTCCAG CATTGATCCCTGCAGGAGCTTCCTGGAGACATCCCGGCCCGGACAGCTACTAGATCTTGGCTGCAGTTTGGCTTCCAGCAGCATGACTGGTGGGACCAACAAGACCAGTTCAAG CATCTCAGAGATTCTGGACAAGGTGCAAGAAGATGCGGAAGATGTTCTTTTCAGCCTGGGCTTTGGTCAGGAGGACCACAAAGACACTTCTCGAATTCCTGCTCGATTTTTCACCACCCCCTCTCAAGCCAAAGGCATTGATTTCCAGCTCTTCCTGAAGTCCCAGGTGCGGAGGATTGAGATGGAAGACCCTTGCCTCATGCTGGCCA GCAGGTTTAAGCAAGTGCAAACACTGGCCGTCACTGCAGATGCCTTCTTCTGTCTCTACTCCTACGTGTCTAAGACACCTGTCCAAAAGTTCACACCATCCCACATGTTCTGGAATTGCAACCCAACTGATGTGCCATCCATCAAGATTCTGTCCCCAGAGCCTGAACCTCACTCACCCAGAGAGCGTCTCCGGAAAGCCATCTCCAAAATGTGCCTGTACACATGCCCACGAGATAGGCTATCACCACCCGACCATACTCCCAAAAGAAACAGTTTAGACCAGGTGGTGTGGGAAGTGATGGACAGAGTGAGAGGAGAGAAGTTGGTCCTCCAGCAAGACTCTGGGTTTGGACCAGGCCCACAGGGAGATCCCGTGCCCCCTTTCAAGGGTACAAAACTGCCTACTTCTTCCTGTCCATGTGTCCTCTGCCTTAAAGAAGAAACACAGCAGGGGATGTCCACATGGCAAGAACCTTCAGAAACTATGGATTCTGACCTCAAAATACCATGTTGCTCACATTCTCTGCCCAGAGCAGATATACAGTGGAACACAGACTCTGCACAGGTAAAGAGAGAGCTGTGGGGGCTACAGGTGACCAGTAAGGAAGCCCATTCAGTCAAGGATGATGCCTTCTGGATAAGAAAGAGCAGAGCAAGAAGGAGTCTGTTtcagaagaatcccatgggcaagaAGGTTAAATCACTGGATTTGTCCATCATCCAACAGAAATGGAAACAGAGTCAAGAGAGAACCGAAATGCACCGATCTCTAACTGAGCAGTGGCAGGACACTTTGGACTTAGAG GTGCAAAGCaacagtgaggaggaggagagccaCTGGCCCAGCAGACCTGGACACCACCACCTCTGCCAGACTTCTGCTGGCGAAGACTCCAGAA ATGTCAGCCTCACACAAGCAAAAAATAATGCCAAGATGTCCAGCAAAGCAGGCTGTGCAGAATCTATATGA